The nucleotide sequence TGGCGTAGATCTCGCCGGGTTTGGTGCTGGACGGGAAGAACCGACCGAAGGCGACATGATCTGCACCGGCACCAAGTGCTCGCGGCGCGAGCTCCGGCTGGTTATAGCAGGTGGCGCCGATGAGCGCGTCCGGCCCCAGGCGTGCCCGCGCCGGCCCGGGTGACCGGTCGTCGCGGCCCAGGTGTACGCCGTCTGCACCGACCGCAAACGCCAGCTCCACGTCGTCGTTAACAATAAACACTACGCGGTAGATATCGCATAGCGTGCGCAGTGCGTGCGCCTCGCGCTGACGACGCACGGTGTCCGTCGACTTGTCACGGTACTGCACCACGCCAACGCCCCCCTCCAGGGCGGCCTCGACGCGCGCCAGCAACTCGGCCCCTTGCAGCAGCGAGGTATCGGCCAGGGCATATACGCCACTAATACTGGGTTTGATCTTCACGCGTAAAGTGTGGATGGCTTGGACCGCTTTGCGCAAAACGACATAAGAGCGACATAAACTGGTGCTTGATATTGCGCTTCGGCCATTCCTAGAATCGAGTCCCCAGCTTTACAACACCCGGCCCGGCCGGCGGAGGTCACCATGGCACGCATTCTCGACGACATCACGCAGGCCATCGGCAACACGCCGTTGGTGCGTATTCGCCGGCTGATCAAAAGCGATGCCACGGTGTTGGCCAAGCTGGAGTTCTTCAACCCGCTGTCGTCGGTCAAGGATCGTATCGGACTGGCCATGATCGAGGCGGCCGAGAAAAGCGGCCAGCTCGCGCCCGGCGGCGAAATCATCGAACCGACCTCCGGTAACACCGGCATCGCGCTGGCCTTCGTATGCGCCGCCCGCGGTTATCGCCTGACCCTGACCATGCCGGCCTCGATGAGCATCGAGCGGCGCAAGGTGCTGCGCGCGCTTGGCGCCGAGATCGTGCTCACGCCCGCCGAGAAAGGCATGACCGGCGCCATCGAGCGGGCGCGCGAACTGCTGGCCGAGCGGCCGGGCAGCATCATGCCGCAGCAGTTCGAGAACCCGGCCAACCCGGACGTACACCGCCGCACCACGGCCGAGGAAATCTGGCGCGACACCGACGGCAACGTCGATTACCTGATCTCCGGCGTCGGCACCGGCGGCACCATCACAGGGGTGGCCGAAGTGATCAAGGCGCGCCGGCCCTCGTTCAAGGCCATTGCGGTCGAGCCCAGCG is from Immundisolibacter sp. and encodes:
- the thiE gene encoding thiamine phosphate synthase, whose translation is MKPSISGVYALADTSLLQGAELLARVEAALEGGVGVVQYRDKSTDTVRRQREAHALRTLCDIYRVVFIVNDDVELAFAVGADGVHLGRDDRSPGPARARLGPDALIGATCYNQPELAPRALGAGADHVAFGRFFPSSTKPGEIYASLDLLRTVRATLACPIVCIGGIRVDNARPLVEAGAHALAVGNALFGPGVDSEAAARALAALWQDI
- the cysK gene encoding cysteine synthase A encodes the protein MARILDDITQAIGNTPLVRIRRLIKSDATVLAKLEFFNPLSSVKDRIGLAMIEAAEKSGQLAPGGEIIEPTSGNTGIALAFVCAARGYRLTLTMPASMSIERRKVLRALGAEIVLTPAEKGMTGAIERARELLAERPGSIMPQQFENPANPDVHRRTTAEEIWRDTDGNVDYLISGVGTGGTITGVAEVIKARRPSFKAIAVEPSASPVLSGGKPGPHKIQGIGAGFVPGNLNTKIVDEVIQVSNEDAMAYARRAAQEEGLFVGISSGAALKAAEIVASRPEAAGSTIVVIIPSAGERYLSTALFADIEV